One segment of Streptomyces sp. NBC_00576 DNA contains the following:
- a CDS encoding DNA/RNA non-specific endonuclease, producing MATLPETRASLANRAGYDAAFLGPTVPLPVPTDPAIETVVLPYTHFSVVFRPDRRLATATAVTIDGVKLIDADRDDDWRFDPRLPDSQQAGNPVYKNNPLDRGHLVRRLDPVWGVGDEAETANEDTFHFTNAAPQMDIFNQGKELWLGLENFLLDHAEQFDRKLSVFTGPVLEDSDPPYRGIKVPLRFWKVAAFMQDGELAATAYVLDQSPDLTRDAAARALADAARAGDPPPLGAFRTFQVPVADVAEITGLDLGPLPAADRLPRAVRAVCGSVPPPR from the coding sequence ATGGCAACTCTTCCCGAAACGCGTGCTTCGTTGGCAAACCGGGCTGGCTACGATGCGGCTTTTCTTGGGCCCACTGTGCCCCTGCCGGTGCCCACCGATCCGGCCATCGAGACGGTAGTCCTCCCGTACACCCACTTCAGCGTGGTGTTCCGTCCTGACCGACGTCTGGCCACGGCAACGGCGGTCACCATCGACGGCGTAAAGCTGATCGACGCAGACCGTGACGACGACTGGCGGTTTGACCCACGTCTTCCCGACAGCCAGCAAGCGGGCAACCCGGTCTACAAGAACAACCCGCTGGACAGGGGTCACCTCGTCCGCAGGCTTGATCCGGTATGGGGCGTGGGAGACGAGGCAGAGACGGCAAACGAGGATACGTTCCACTTCACCAACGCTGCTCCGCAAATGGACATCTTCAACCAGGGCAAGGAGCTCTGGCTGGGGCTTGAGAACTTCCTGCTCGATCATGCAGAGCAGTTCGACCGCAAGCTGTCGGTGTTCACCGGCCCGGTGCTTGAGGACTCTGACCCGCCCTACCGGGGCATCAAGGTGCCGCTGCGGTTCTGGAAGGTCGCCGCGTTCATGCAGGACGGCGAGCTGGCGGCTACCGCGTACGTCCTAGACCAGAGTCCCGACCTAACCCGCGATGCCGCTGCCCGAGCCCTGGCCGATGCGGCGAGGGCTGGTGATCCTCCGCCTCTGGGCGCCTTCCGCACCTTCCAAGTGCCGGTCGCTGACGTTGCGGAAATCACGGGTCTGGACTTGGGGCCGCTGCCGGCCGCTGACCGGCTGCCTCGTGCAGTTCGCGCCGTGTGCGGTTCTGTACCACCCCCTCGTTGA
- a CDS encoding caspase family protein, translated as MAATGMSIHVGLNKVDPKKYGGWDGKLIACENDARDMAQLAQEAGFTGTTLLTADATVKKVTAELRKAAKKLVSGDILLFTYSGHGGQVPDLNGPEDESDRLDETMCLFDREYIDDELYREFEGFAEGVRILAFMDSCHSGSGIKVREILTPEAMQDQFQTKDPNKVETTSRLMPLDKQAELYERDKEFFDDIQRKLNAKDHRELGATALLISACQDNQLAADGLRNGLFTATLLDVWNGGKFTGGYKAFHREILKKMPATQSPNLYVVGPTNNRFVKQDPFTV; from the coding sequence ATGGCTGCCACTGGTATGTCCATTCACGTCGGGCTGAACAAGGTCGATCCCAAGAAGTACGGCGGCTGGGACGGCAAGCTCATCGCCTGTGAGAACGACGCGCGCGACATGGCTCAGTTGGCCCAGGAAGCTGGATTCACGGGTACGACACTGCTCACGGCAGACGCGACGGTCAAGAAGGTCACCGCAGAACTTCGTAAGGCCGCCAAGAAGCTGGTAAGCGGTGACATCCTCCTCTTCACCTACTCGGGTCACGGTGGGCAGGTACCCGACCTCAACGGTCCCGAGGACGAGTCGGACCGGCTTGACGAGACCATGTGTCTCTTCGACCGGGAGTACATCGACGACGAGCTGTACAGGGAGTTCGAGGGATTCGCCGAAGGTGTTCGGATCCTGGCGTTCATGGACAGCTGTCACAGCGGCAGCGGCATCAAGGTCCGCGAGATCCTCACGCCCGAGGCAATGCAGGACCAGTTCCAGACGAAAGACCCCAACAAGGTCGAGACGACGTCCAGGCTCATGCCCCTGGACAAGCAGGCCGAACTCTACGAGCGGGACAAGGAGTTCTTCGACGACATCCAGCGCAAGTTGAACGCCAAGGACCATCGTGAGCTGGGCGCGACCGCCCTGCTCATCTCCGCCTGCCAGGACAACCAGCTGGCAGCTGACGGCCTGCGCAACGGCCTCTTCACTGCGACCCTGCTTGACGTCTGGAACGGCGGAAAGTTCACGGGTGGCTACAAGGCGTTCCACCGCGAGATCCTCAAGAAGATGCCGGCCACCCAGAGCCCAAACCTCTACGTCGTCGGTCCGACCAACAACCGGTTCGTTAAGCAGGATCCCTTTACGGTCTGA
- a CDS encoding type I polyketide synthase, whose product MDGQEEFAAPEQAVAVLGMSGRFPGAPGVRELWDLLVAGRDGVTEASTERPWLRELYAAEPGAPGKLPTVRGGFLPGLDLFDAGFFGISPREARRMDPQQRLLLETSVEAAEDAAVPVRELSRARTGVFLGAFGNDYWLRQIGDLENLDLLAMQGGTHSALHGRIAYALNLRGPAMTIDTACSSSLVSVHTACQSLRLGECDYALAGGSHVLLAPYGSVPLARAGAIGPDGRCKFGDASANGYVQSEAVGMLLLKPLARALADGDRVRAVILGGALGSSGFTGQGMIAPSVRSQEETLRLACEFAGVDPRDTRFVEAHGTGTAVGDRVELEALARVLGPRDGDRERCLVGSVKTNIGHTEAAAGVVGLIKTVLCLEHRLVPGDTRLGTANPAVDWEAAPLCLPRRPTALPDDERLLVAGVTSIGASGVGAHLVLSAAPGGQAAVPKPRPGAGQSLLPLSARSTDALRELTERYVHLLTSNPAPCLADVCASAATGRDHHEHRLAVSATTPASLADTLRAHLAGQERRDVSASNGAVWSAPRVVFVLPGQGSQWAGMGRQLLGREDVFTDTVERCDAVIRTHGGWSLCDVLRDEDDTWLQQTSVIQPALWAMGVSLAALWRSWGIEPDAVLGHSQGEIAAAQVAGALTLEEAGRVSCLRAGLIDTLAQPGALCWTEVPPNKVAGFLDELGVAASVAVEESPTSSVLAGTSQAIDRIEEGCEQRGISCLRVPVHYAAHSRSVDPVRHPLRRQLADLRPRETNVPFLSTVTGSVVPGTALNGDYWWRNLRDPVLLDRAVRSQLAGERRTVFLQVSPHPVLTEALGRGGALTLESLRRDHDELASLHRTLGDLYAAGCDPNWPQVLGKPAAPVSLPGYPWQRFSYWQQARAFPWPPIQSTTTKVFPVTDAAAPAPPPPKTSHAVLTRTEEETGAGARSWSGVLDREQHAYLLGHRIAERPVVPGAFYLEFALAAAREGSLGNEVRNVTFEELLLLDDHQPWNLRVRAQSSADDARCLSVTSRRDETAAWQHHVNLHIAGDTSLPPSPVNLDHLRERCPDWQAGEHFYQERAMEGNDWRGPFRCVAEIHRGAGEALVRLRPVARGGHLIHPGALDGCLQAALAAAESDGATEHGFVLTAVDRLRLYREPEGEELWVHASRRKPDTADDIRVDLVVADRYGTVIAEIQGVRGKSLTPVPPQPAAAPLFDPMLEVCWRPLPPPAPSGQGGNWLLVSGGSSLDQPLHAALTANGGTVHTVRPGIGYRVHGPGRFRANLASADDLARMLKDITRDAPLTGVVHLGALAGATGADASPREVQWVTTDLCASLLPVSRALAELPSSPPPTLFVITRGAQAALADDSLPAPWQAALWPLTRVLQLETPRSSSVLIDLDARAPELRGPREPCEEADHLALHLHAAGDEDRIALRGGSAHVPRLVPSPQRLAAHPFGVALSTTGGIGGISLTPARDNPPPGPGQIAIQVTHTSLNYRDVLLAVGMLAGRKEALAGFECAGTVVAVGEGVTEFAVSDEVCALTFAPPASYAIALAAYAAVRPPQFTPAEAASVPVAYVSAYRALIDLARLQPGQKVLIHSASGGMGMAAMVIARWCGARIFATAGSKAKRDLLLQMGAEKVADSRSTDFARQLRDVDGTGVDIILNTLKGADARQANFELLSPFGHYVEAACNETHDGQPFPARLFEPGRSYHSMNLAALHEHAPGALGITLRTVIDLLSRGELAPLPVKVFEAEQAAQAMSLMARAEHTGKLALRFPPPGQPHPRLRPDATYLVVGGLSGIGGLFTEWLADNGARHLLVTGRTDLSTAPPTDPRAQRLSRLTQRPGLDVRYAAVDVADEPAMTALLRERTRQGLPKVAGVVHSALALEPAPLRDTTKADIERTLRPKVAGGWVLHRLFPGDDLDFFVLFSSAVSPLSGMRLSSQLGSYAAANGFLDALGAHRRAAGAPATVVNWGYWAETGMAHRLSERDGRSVLPIGILPITPAQAPELFTAVLAADNNLCCIPADWHAYASSSPQDATDPLLKELLDATGQPTPAGPADRPRPAASASFHTATDTTCTTANTVMEPSRTPNRPSPIPLARTPMSMSTASLTTDSPPGQRDGTPPEPDPAHTAPTLEHWLTEQVALVLDMPVDQVDPTKPINRMGIDSLLAAELTTRLRREHSCEITVPHLLKAASLRTLAAELPAHTLSHGGRGGC is encoded by the coding sequence ATGGACGGGCAGGAAGAGTTCGCCGCCCCGGAACAAGCAGTTGCCGTCCTCGGGATGAGCGGCCGTTTTCCGGGAGCGCCGGGAGTACGTGAACTGTGGGACCTGTTGGTGGCCGGCCGGGACGGCGTCACGGAAGCCTCTACCGAACGGCCCTGGCTGCGCGAGCTGTACGCCGCAGAGCCGGGTGCGCCTGGGAAGCTGCCCACGGTGCGTGGTGGATTCCTCCCCGGCCTTGATCTCTTCGACGCGGGATTCTTCGGTATCTCCCCCCGCGAGGCCCGGCGCATGGATCCCCAGCAGAGGCTGTTGCTGGAGACATCCGTGGAGGCTGCCGAAGACGCCGCGGTCCCGGTACGGGAACTGAGCCGGGCTCGCACCGGCGTTTTCCTCGGCGCCTTCGGCAACGACTACTGGTTGCGGCAGATCGGGGACCTGGAGAACCTGGATCTGCTCGCCATGCAAGGCGGGACCCACAGCGCTCTCCACGGCCGTATCGCGTACGCCCTGAACCTACGAGGGCCGGCCATGACTATTGACACCGCGTGCTCTTCGTCGCTGGTGTCTGTGCACACCGCGTGCCAGTCCCTACGGCTGGGCGAGTGCGACTACGCCCTGGCAGGCGGCAGCCACGTACTGCTCGCCCCGTACGGCTCGGTACCCCTGGCGCGGGCCGGAGCGATCGGCCCGGACGGCCGCTGCAAGTTCGGCGACGCCTCGGCCAACGGATACGTCCAGTCCGAGGCAGTCGGCATGCTGCTGCTCAAGCCCCTCGCACGGGCGTTGGCCGACGGTGACCGGGTACGAGCGGTGATTCTCGGAGGGGCGCTGGGCAGCAGCGGTTTCACCGGCCAGGGGATGATCGCGCCGTCCGTGCGGAGCCAAGAGGAAACCCTGCGCCTGGCCTGCGAGTTCGCGGGCGTCGACCCCCGTGACACCCGGTTCGTCGAAGCCCACGGCACCGGCACCGCCGTGGGCGACCGGGTGGAACTGGAAGCCCTGGCCCGGGTGCTCGGCCCGCGGGACGGCGACCGTGAGCGCTGCCTGGTGGGGTCAGTGAAGACGAACATCGGACATACCGAGGCGGCCGCCGGGGTGGTCGGCCTCATCAAAACCGTGTTGTGCCTGGAGCACCGCCTCGTGCCTGGGGACACGCGACTGGGCACTGCCAACCCTGCCGTCGACTGGGAAGCCGCTCCGCTGTGCCTTCCCCGTCGGCCCACCGCACTGCCGGACGACGAGCGCCTCCTCGTGGCAGGCGTAACGTCCATCGGGGCTTCAGGCGTGGGCGCCCACCTGGTCCTGTCGGCCGCGCCCGGCGGTCAGGCGGCCGTGCCGAAACCGCGGCCCGGTGCGGGCCAGTCCCTGCTGCCCCTGTCCGCCCGCTCGACCGACGCCCTGCGGGAACTGACCGAACGCTATGTGCACTTGCTGACGTCAAACCCTGCCCCTTGTCTGGCAGACGTGTGCGCATCTGCCGCCACCGGCCGCGACCACCACGAACACCGGCTGGCGGTGTCCGCAACAACGCCCGCCTCTCTGGCCGACACATTGCGCGCCCACCTGGCGGGACAGGAGCGGCGGGATGTGTCAGCGTCGAACGGTGCGGTGTGGTCCGCACCGCGCGTGGTGTTCGTGCTCCCGGGCCAGGGCTCCCAGTGGGCCGGTATGGGCCGGCAACTCCTGGGCAGGGAAGACGTCTTCACCGACACGGTGGAGCGCTGCGACGCCGTCATCCGTACGCACGGTGGGTGGTCGTTGTGCGACGTCCTGCGGGACGAGGACGACACCTGGCTACAGCAGACCTCCGTCATCCAGCCCGCGTTGTGGGCCATGGGGGTGTCCCTGGCCGCCCTGTGGCGTTCCTGGGGCATCGAACCCGACGCCGTTCTGGGGCACAGCCAGGGTGAGATCGCCGCCGCTCAGGTAGCCGGTGCCCTCACGTTGGAAGAAGCCGGCCGTGTGAGCTGCCTGCGTGCTGGGCTCATCGACACACTTGCCCAGCCCGGTGCCCTGTGCTGGACGGAGGTGCCGCCGAACAAGGTCGCCGGTTTCCTGGACGAGCTGGGTGTGGCGGCCTCGGTCGCCGTGGAGGAGAGTCCCACCTCCAGCGTGCTCGCGGGCACCTCGCAGGCAATCGACCGCATTGAGGAGGGCTGCGAGCAGCGGGGCATTTCCTGCCTGCGCGTACCGGTCCACTACGCCGCGCACAGCCGCAGTGTCGATCCGGTGCGACACCCGCTGAGGCGGCAGCTTGCCGATCTGCGTCCCCGTGAGACCAACGTGCCCTTCCTGTCCACCGTCACCGGATCAGTGGTGCCGGGCACTGCCCTGAACGGCGACTACTGGTGGCGAAACCTGCGCGACCCGGTACTGCTGGACAGAGCCGTACGCAGCCAGCTGGCCGGTGAACGACGCACTGTGTTCCTCCAGGTTTCCCCGCACCCCGTGCTCACCGAAGCCCTGGGCCGCGGTGGCGCCCTGACGCTGGAGTCGCTGCGCCGCGACCATGACGAGCTGGCCTCCCTCCACCGCACACTGGGCGACCTGTATGCGGCCGGCTGCGACCCGAACTGGCCGCAGGTCCTCGGAAAGCCCGCAGCCCCTGTGTCGCTGCCGGGCTACCCCTGGCAGCGCTTCTCGTACTGGCAACAGGCTCGTGCCTTCCCCTGGCCCCCCATCCAGTCCACCACCACGAAGGTGTTCCCAGTGACCGACGCTGCTGCCCCTGCACCGCCGCCCCCGAAGACCTCGCACGCCGTCCTCACGCGTACAGAGGAGGAGACGGGCGCGGGCGCTCGGTCGTGGAGCGGCGTGCTCGACAGGGAGCAGCACGCCTACCTGCTCGGCCACCGCATCGCGGAGCGCCCCGTAGTCCCTGGTGCTTTCTACCTCGAATTCGCCCTCGCGGCCGCCAGGGAGGGAAGCCTGGGCAACGAGGTGCGAAACGTCACCTTCGAGGAGTTGCTGCTGCTCGACGACCACCAGCCCTGGAACCTGCGGGTACGCGCACAGTCGAGCGCCGACGACGCCCGGTGCCTCAGCGTCACCAGCCGCCGCGATGAGACCGCCGCCTGGCAGCACCACGTGAACCTCCACATTGCCGGCGACACCTCGCTGCCCCCCTCGCCCGTCAACCTGGATCACCTGCGCGAGCGCTGCCCCGACTGGCAGGCCGGCGAGCACTTCTACCAAGAGCGCGCCATGGAGGGCAACGACTGGCGGGGGCCGTTCCGCTGCGTGGCCGAGATCCACCGCGGGGCAGGAGAAGCGCTGGTGCGCCTGCGTCCGGTGGCACGCGGTGGCCATCTCATCCACCCCGGAGCGCTCGACGGCTGCTTGCAGGCAGCGCTCGCCGCGGCCGAGTCCGACGGAGCCACGGAGCACGGTTTCGTGCTGACAGCGGTGGACCGCCTACGGCTGTACCGAGAGCCGGAGGGGGAGGAGTTGTGGGTGCACGCCTCGAGGCGGAAGCCGGACACGGCGGACGACATCCGCGTCGATCTCGTGGTGGCGGACCGGTACGGCACGGTTATCGCCGAAATCCAGGGCGTGCGGGGAAAGAGCCTTACGCCTGTCCCGCCTCAACCGGCGGCCGCCCCCCTGTTCGACCCGATGCTCGAGGTGTGCTGGCGGCCGCTGCCGCCACCCGCACCGTCCGGCCAAGGCGGCAACTGGCTGCTGGTGTCCGGTGGTTCATCCCTCGACCAGCCCCTGCACGCCGCGCTGACCGCGAACGGAGGCACCGTCCACACCGTCAGGCCCGGCATTGGCTACCGGGTTCACGGCCCCGGCCGCTTTCGCGCGAACCTCGCCTCGGCCGACGACCTGGCGCGCATGCTCAAGGACATCACCCGTGACGCACCCCTGACTGGTGTGGTCCACCTGGGTGCTCTGGCTGGGGCCACCGGGGCGGACGCCTCGCCGCGCGAGGTGCAGTGGGTCACGACAGATCTGTGCGCCAGTCTGCTACCGGTCTCCCGCGCCCTGGCCGAGTTGCCGTCCTCGCCGCCCCCGACACTGTTTGTGATCACCCGTGGCGCCCAGGCGGCCCTGGCCGACGACTCATTGCCCGCCCCATGGCAGGCAGCCCTGTGGCCGTTGACGCGTGTCCTGCAGCTCGAGACACCACGCTCGTCTTCCGTCCTCATCGACCTCGACGCCCGCGCACCCGAGCTTCGTGGACCCCGTGAACCGTGTGAAGAGGCCGACCATCTGGCCCTCCACCTGCACGCGGCGGGCGACGAGGACCGTATCGCCCTACGCGGGGGGAGTGCCCACGTTCCGCGACTGGTTCCCTCACCGCAACGCCTGGCAGCACACCCGTTCGGGGTCGCTCTCTCCACCACCGGCGGTATCGGAGGCATCAGCCTCACCCCCGCGAGGGACAATCCCCCGCCGGGACCGGGTCAGATCGCCATCCAGGTCACGCATACCTCGTTGAACTACCGTGACGTGCTGCTCGCCGTGGGCATGCTGGCCGGCCGGAAAGAAGCCCTCGCGGGCTTTGAATGCGCAGGCACCGTGGTGGCCGTGGGAGAGGGCGTCACCGAGTTCGCCGTCAGCGATGAGGTCTGTGCCCTCACGTTCGCGCCGCCGGCCTCCTACGCCATCGCCCTGGCCGCCTACGCCGCCGTACGGCCCCCCCAGTTCACACCAGCCGAGGCGGCCTCCGTTCCCGTCGCGTACGTATCGGCCTACCGCGCCCTGATCGACCTCGCGCGCCTCCAGCCGGGTCAGAAGGTCCTCATCCACTCGGCGAGTGGCGGCATGGGAATGGCCGCCATGGTGATCGCCCGCTGGTGCGGCGCCAGAATCTTCGCCACGGCAGGCAGCAAGGCCAAGCGTGACCTGCTGTTGCAGATGGGCGCCGAGAAGGTCGCCGACTCCCGTTCCACGGACTTCGCCCGCCAACTGCGCGACGTGGACGGCACAGGCGTCGACATCATCCTGAACACCCTCAAGGGAGCAGACGCCCGGCAGGCCAACTTCGAACTTCTGTCCCCCTTCGGCCACTACGTGGAGGCCGCCTGCAACGAGACGCACGACGGGCAACCGTTTCCCGCCCGCCTCTTCGAACCCGGCCGCTCCTACCACTCCATGAATCTGGCCGCGCTGCACGAGCACGCCCCCGGCGCCCTGGGCATCACCCTGCGAACGGTCATCGACTTGCTCTCCCGCGGCGAGCTGGCACCCCTCCCCGTCAAGGTCTTCGAGGCTGAGCAGGCGGCGCAGGCCATGAGCCTGATGGCGCGGGCCGAGCACACCGGCAAGCTGGCCCTCCGCTTCCCCCCGCCCGGACAGCCCCACCCGCGGCTACGCCCCGACGCCACCTATCTCGTCGTCGGCGGGCTGAGCGGCATCGGCGGGCTGTTCACCGAGTGGCTGGCCGACAACGGGGCCCGGCATCTGCTCGTCACCGGCCGCACCGACCTGTCGACGGCACCACCCACCGACCCCCGTGCGCAACGGCTGTCCCGCCTCACCCAGCGACCGGGCCTCGATGTGCGGTACGCGGCCGTCGACGTGGCCGACGAGCCCGCTATGACCGCGCTGCTGCGCGAGCGCACCCGTCAGGGCCTGCCGAAGGTAGCCGGAGTGGTCCACAGCGCTCTCGCGCTCGAACCCGCGCCGCTGCGGGACACCACCAAGGCGGACATCGAGCGGACGCTGCGTCCCAAAGTCGCGGGCGGCTGGGTCCTCCACCGCCTCTTCCCGGGCGACGACCTGGACTTCTTCGTCCTGTTCTCCTCGGCCGTATCGCCTCTCAGCGGCATGCGCCTGAGCAGCCAGCTCGGCTCCTATGCCGCCGCGAACGGCTTTCTCGACGCGCTCGGCGCCCACCGGCGAGCGGCAGGCGCCCCCGCCACGGTCGTGAACTGGGGCTACTGGGCCGAGACAGGCATGGCGCACCGACTCAGCGAACGCGACGGCCGATCCGTACTGCCCATCGGCATCCTGCCCATCACCCCGGCGCAGGCGCCAGAGCTGTTCACCGCCGTACTCGCGGCGGACAACAACCTCTGCTGCATCCCGGCCGACTGGCACGCTTACGCCTCCTCCTCACCACAGGATGCCACCGACCCCCTCCTGAAGGAGCTGCTCGACGCCACCGGCCAGCCGACCCCGGCCGGGCCAGCAGACCGCCCCCGCCCTGCCGCCAGCGCCTCCTTTCACACCGCCACCGACACGACGTGCACCACTGCCAACACGGTCATGGAGCCGTCACGAACACCCAACCGACCAAGCCCGATCCCCCTCGCTCGCACCCCCATGAGCATGTCTACGGCGTCCCTCACGACGGACAGCCCACCCGGACAGCGCGACGGGACACCACCGGAACCCGACCCTGCGCACACCGCACCCACGCTGGAGCACTGGCTGACAGAACAGGTCGCCCTCGTCCTGGACATGCCCGTCGACCAGGTGGACCCGACAAAGCCCATCAACCGAATGGGCATCGATTCTCTCCTGGCCGCCGAACTCACCACGCGCCTGCGGCGCGAACACAGCTGCGAGATCACAGTGCCCCACCTACTCAAAGCCGCCAGCCTGCGCACGCTCGCAGCCGAACTCCCCGCCCACACGCTCTCGCACGGCGGGCGCGGGGGCTGCTGA